DNA from Geobacter sulfurreducens PCA:
CGTAACGCGCGCCTTCAGCGCCACCGGCACCTACACCCTGACGCTGCGGGTGAAGAACCTCAGCACCAACGAAGAGAAAGTCGACCAGATCAAGGTCAAGGTCACCGCTCCGGCTCCGGCCGCGGGCGTCGCCGTGGCCGCCGCCGGCATCTCCTACAACAGCCCCTCCGCCGGCTACGCCATCATCCCGCTCACCATCACCGGCGTGACCTTCAACAAGGTCAAGGTCGTCTGGGGTGACGGCAACACCAACATCTACACAACCTCCGACGCAAACTTCGTCCTGCCCTCCCACAAGTTCTGGGGCTACCCGGCGAAGAAATCCTTCACCGCCAAGGTCTATGTCTACAACGGCACCACCCTGGCGGCGCAGAACGATAACATTTCCGTGCTGTTTCCCTAACCTGATGTGAACAGTGTGCCTGCAATGCAATACGCCCGGGGATCCCCTTCCCGGGCTTTTTTTTGCGCGCATTCTCGACGACGCCCCGACCACCGTTGCGCATAAGGCCGGGTACGGCAGGATGTTCGACCCCGGCAACCGGGCGTGCGTAAGAAGTTGTCCGAAGCCGCGGGGCCTCTGGAAGGAATGGAGATGAATTCAAAGGGGAGCAGACGCAAAAAGGCCCGGAGCACCAGCTCCGGGCCTTTTCATGATGGTTCCTGTTTCAGCCTGAATCAGTTGGCGGGATAAACGGAAACTTTCTTCCGGTCGCGGCCCAGCCGCTCGAACTTCACCACGCCGTCGATCAGCGCGAAAAGGGTGTAGTCCTTGCCGCAGCCGACATTGGTGCCGGGATGGATCTGGGTGCCGCGCTGGCGGTAGATGATGTTACCCGCCTTGACGGTTTCGCCGCCGAACTTCTTGCAGCCGAGTCGTTTTGATTCCGAATCGCGTCCGTTCCGTGTGGAGCCGACGCCTTTCTTGTGTGCCATGGTGCTCTGACCTCCCGCGTGGATCGGATGACGGACACAGCCCGGCAGATGGCCGGGCCGTTTCGTCACGCGTCACGCTGCTACGCGTTGATCTTCTCGATTTTGAGAACGGTTCGGGGCTGACGATGCCCGTACATTTTACGGAAATTTTTGCGCCGCTTCGACTTGAAGACCAGGATCTTCTTGTCCTTGCCCTGGTCGACGATCCTGCCGACGACAGAGGCGCTGGGCACTAACGGTGTTCCGATAGCTACCGTTTCGCCGCCAACCATGAGGACGTCTTTGAGTTCGACGGTGTCACCCACCGCACCCTCAAGCTTTTCGACTTTCAGAAAGTCGCCTTCGGAAACTTTATATTGCTTCCCTCCGGTTCTGATTACCGCGTACATGTACCTTCACCACCTTTACGCAATTTTTGAAAGAGCATAGAAAAATATCCAAATTCCATCAATGAGTCAAGGACTTTTTTCCTCTCCCGTTTTGATGCCACTGTCAGATTTCCACCATGACATCCTCGCCCACGACCTGGGACGGATAGATCTTGAGGGTGTACTCAGGGAACTCCTTGCAGGCGCCGGTTTTCAGATTGAAGCGATACCCGTGGCGCTGGCAGGAGAGGTGCTCGGCATCTTTCACCAGCGCCCCGGAAAGGGGAGCCCCCTGGTGCGGGCACTCGGTCTCGCAGGCGTAGACCTGCCCCTTGGCCTTCACGAGGAGAATCTCCTGTCCATTAACGGTGACAACTTTTTTCCCGAAATCGGGGATTTCGGAAACCTTGGCGGCGAATACCATGCGCGTCCCCCTTGAGCCTGCCGTCAGCTGATGGCGATCTCGAACTGCTCCTGATGAAAACCGGGCTTGGCCCGGACCGTAATCCGCTTCTTGAACTTCTTCTCCAACTCCTCCAACCCTCGCCGCTCCTCGTCGTAGAGGAGATCGGCCACCTGGGGATGCACGGTGAGCATTACCTTGCTGCCGCGAATATCGAGCATCTCCCGGCGCAGTTCGCGGAATATCTCGTGACAGACCGTTGTCTTGGACTTCACGTACCCTCTCCCCTCGCAGTAGGGGCAGGGCTCGCACATCATCCTGCCGATAGACTCCCGCACCCGCTTCCGGGTCATCTCCACCAGGCCCAGATCCGAGATCTTCAGGATGTTGGTCTTGGACTTGTCGGCCTTCATGGCCTCCTCCAGCGCCGTAAAGACCTTCTCCCGGTTGACCTCCTTCTCCATGTCGATGAAGTCGATGATGATGATCCCGCCGATATTGCGCAGCCTGAGCTGGTAGGCGATCTCCTTAACCGCCTCCAGGTTGGTCTTGAGGATGGTGTCCTCCAGGTTGTGTTTGCCCACGAACCGGCCGGTGTTGACATCGATGGCGGTAAGGGCCTCGGTCTGCTCGATGATGATATAGCCGCCGCTCTTGAGCCAGACCTTGCGTCCCAGTGCCCGGCTGATCTCCACCTCCAGCCCGAAGTGATCAAAGATGGGCTCCTCGTCGTCGTAGAGCTCCATGGAGTACTTCATTTTCGGCATGAAGGTGGAGATGAACTGGACGATCTTGTCGTGCTCGTGCCGGGAGTCGACCACGATGCGGGAAACGTTTTCGGTGAGGATGTCACGGATGACCTTCTGGGTCACGTCCAGGTCGGCATGAATGAGACAGGGGGCATGAGCCTTTTCGTTGCGTCTGACAACCTCTTCCCAGAGCTTCGTCAGGTAGTTCATGTCGGCGACCAGATCCTCCTCGGTCTTGCCCTCGGCGGCGGTCCGAACGATGAACCCGCCCCCGGCCGGCTTCGCCTTGCCCACGATTTCCTTAAGCCGCTCGCGCTCCGGCTCATCTTCGATCCGCCGAGACACTCCCACGTGGTCCACCGTCGGCATGTAGACCAGGTGGCGGCCAGGCAGCGACACATGAGAGGTGATACGGGCCCCCTTGGTGCCGATGGGTTCCTTGGACACCTGAACCAGAATTTCCTGCCCTTCCTGAAGGAGTTCTTCGATGGGGTGGAGCGGGTGAAGAACCTGCCGTTCACTGTCGCTCTCCTCGCCGTTCACCTCCATGAAGGTCTCGAACTCCTCCATGGCATCGAACACATCGGCCACGTAGAGAAAAGCCGCCTTCTCCAGGCCGATGTCGACAAATGCCGCCTGCATGCCGGGAAGGACGCGTACGACCCTCCCCTTGTAGATGTTGCCGACGATCCCCTTTTCGCGGCTCCGCTCAATGTAGAGCTCGGCAATGGTGCCGTTCTCGATGAGAGCGATGCGGGTCTCGTGGGACGAGGTGTTGATCACCAGTTCATTGGCCATTGATGGGTATCCTGTATGAAAAATTGAATCACGATTCCTTGAAAAGCACCTGGAGCTTCTCGATCCTGGCCTCAGCCAGGGCTTCCGGCGCAAGCCCGGTGATGGCCGATACGAACTCCAGCGGTTTGCCCCGCCCCGTCACCATCTCCAGGGCGTTCCCCTCCACGGTGAGTTCGGCCAGCTCCCGGCGCAGGTCGTACTCCTGGACCCGCCCCTTCTTTTCACGACGCAGCGGAACGCTCTCCCGGGCAAGAAACGCCGCAGCCAGTTCAGGCAGGCCGACGGCCGCCTCCGGAGGAAGCGTAACACGGTAGCGCACTTTGTCCATTATTACAGAGAGGGAAGGACTGCCCGGAGGGATCACGGATGCCTCGACGATCCGTACCCCCTCGGGGAGAGCCCCATTGAGGCGCGTGCCGATGTCCGTCGGGTCGGCGCCGGGGAAAAGCTCCATATCGAGATATTCGGCCCACGATTCTACACCGACCGAAAGGGCGGTGGCAAATGAGAATTTGGGGTGAGGATGGAACCCGCGGGAGAAGCGGATCGGGATTCGCGACCGCCCCACCGCCCGGGTAAAGAGACCGATCATCTCCAGGTGACTCAGGAACCGCATGGCCCCGGTCTTGGTGTAACGGAGCCGCAGCGTTACCTTCCCTTCGACATCTTCCGCATCATCCTTTTCCCGCCGGGTGGTCGTACCCCGCCAGCCGTCATCGGCGAGCCGCAGCCGCACCTGGCTGAAATCACAGACACCGCAGCCGGTGCAGCGGCCGGTACGGCAGTCCTCCGTGGCCGCCCCCTGGCGCGACAGTTCCAGTTCGCGAAGAAGAAACTCCCTTGTGACGCCGAAGTCCAGGTGACCCCAGGGAAGAACCTCATCCGGCTCCCGGCGCCGATGATAGAAGGCCGGGTCGATACCGGTTTCCTCGAAGGCGGTCCGCCATGCGGCCTCGTCGAACCTGTCGCCCCAGCCGTCGAAGCGGCAGCCGAGTTCCCACGCCCGGCGAAGGGCGGCCCCAAGCCGCCGGTCGCCCCGGGCGAAGACCCCTTCCATAAAGGAGAGAGGCGCATCGTGCCACTTGAAAACCAGCTTGCGCGCCCTGAGCTCACGACGCAGAAGTCCCTGTTTCTCCAGGATCTCGCCGACCGGGATCTGGGGCTCCCACTGGAAGGGGGTGTGCGCCTTGGGAACGAAGGTCGAGACCGACACATTCACCTCGCCTCCGCTACCGGCCCGCCGCCCCTCCATCTTCACCTTGCGGGCAAGCTCCACGATCCCGTGCAGATCCTCCTCCGTCTCGCCCGGCAGACCGATCATGAAGTAGAGCTTGATCAGGCGCCAGCCGTGGGAGTACGCCTCAAAGGCATTGCGCAGCAAATCCTCCTCGGAGATTCCCTTGTTGATGACCCGGCGCAGCCGCTCGCTCCCGGCTTCAGGCGCCAGGGTGAAACCGGTCTTGCGAACGGTGCGGATGGCCTCCACCAGCTCATCGTTGAGGCTTCCCACCCGCATCGACGGAAGCGACACGGCGATCCGCTCCGAGGCGTAACGTGCCATAAGTTCGGTCAATAACGGCGTAAGGCAGCCATAGTCCCCGGTGGAGAGCGACAGCAGCGATATCTCGTCGTAACCGGTGGCCCGAAGGGTCTCCTCCACCAGCGCCAGGATCTTCTCCGGGGAACGCTCCCTCACCGGCCGGTACAGGTAGCCGGCCTGACAGAACCGGCACCCGCGAGTGCAGCCTCGGCTGATCTCGACACTGACCCGGTCGTGGATTGTCTTCAGGAAGGGGACGACCGGGGCAGTGGGATAGGCAGCCGGCTCCAGCTCGGCCAGAAAGCGGCGCTTCACCGGGCCGTAGTCGGGGCGCAACGGCTCCACGGCGGCGATCCTGTTGTTATCCCCGTACCTCACGGCAAAAAAAGAGGGTACATACACGCCGGCTATGCCGGCTAGCCGCTCAAGCAGCCCTGACCGCGCTCCGCCGGCACGCTTCCATGCCCGGAACGCCTCTGCTATTTCGATGACCGCCTCTTCTCCGTCACCCAGGAGAAATGCATCGAAAAAGTCCGCCAAGGGCTCCGGGTTGCAGGCGCACGGTCCGCCACCGATTATGAGCGGATGGCGCTCGTCCCGCTCTGACGCGAGCAGGGGGATGCCGGCCAGATCCAGCATATTGAGAATATTTGTGTACGAAAGCTCATACTGGAGAGTAAAGCCAACGATATCGGCACGATCCAGGGAGGTGCCGCTCTCCAGAGTGGCCAGCGGTATCCCTTCTGCCCGCAGTTGAGCCTCACGGTCGGGCCAGGGGGCATAGGCCCGCTCGGCGGCAACACCGTCGAGGGTGTTGAGCACGCCGTAGAGAATCTGAAGCCCCAGGTGGCTCATGCCGACCTCGTAGACGTCGGGAAAGGCAAGAACAAAGCGGAGTTCCGGCGTTACGGCACAGCGTGTGCCCACCTCTCCCCCCATGTAGCGTGCCGGCTTCTCGACGGCAAGTAACCTGTTATCTAACACTCTGATTATCTCCGGAATTGCGGATAAGTTCGCCGATTCGTAAATGAATTACTGTAGTACACAACCAACTGCCGTGACAAGCGAAATGCCCCTCCGGCACGGGCTACCTCATTTGCGGTAAACACATGAGCATTTGCGGTCGCTCCAGCCTAAAAATCACGGGCCATGCCCGAGCCCACCTCACGTAACATACTGATTTAAAATGCAGTTCCACAAACAAACAACAAGTGGCATGCTCCATGCTCTATGCAAAGGTACATCACCCAATTTTTTGGAGGTACTCGTAATGAAAAAAGTTCTGTCCACCCTCGTAGCCGCTCTTGTTGCCGTTGCCTT
Protein-coding regions in this window:
- the rng gene encoding ribonuclease G, encoding MANELVINTSSHETRIALIENGTIAELYIERSREKGIVGNIYKGRVVRVLPGMQAAFVDIGLEKAAFLYVADVFDAMEEFETFMEVNGEESDSERQVLHPLHPIEELLQEGQEILVQVSKEPIGTKGARITSHVSLPGRHLVYMPTVDHVGVSRRIEDEPERERLKEIVGKAKPAGGGFIVRTAAEGKTEEDLVADMNYLTKLWEEVVRRNEKAHAPCLIHADLDVTQKVIRDILTENVSRIVVDSRHEHDKIVQFISTFMPKMKYSMELYDDEEPIFDHFGLEVEISRALGRKVWLKSGGYIIIEQTEALTAIDVNTGRFVGKHNLEDTILKTNLEAVKEIAYQLRLRNIGGIIIIDFIDMEKEVNREKVFTALEEAMKADKSKTNILKISDLGLVEMTRKRVRESIGRMMCEPCPYCEGRGYVKSKTTVCHEIFRELRREMLDIRGSKVMLTVHPQVADLLYDEERRGLEELEKKFKKRITVRAKPGFHQEQFEIAIS
- a CDS encoding TIGR03960 family B12-binding radical SAM protein, which codes for MLDNRLLAVEKPARYMGGEVGTRCAVTPELRFVLAFPDVYEVGMSHLGLQILYGVLNTLDGVAAERAYAPWPDREAQLRAEGIPLATLESGTSLDRADIVGFTLQYELSYTNILNMLDLAGIPLLASERDERHPLIIGGGPCACNPEPLADFFDAFLLGDGEEAVIEIAEAFRAWKRAGGARSGLLERLAGIAGVYVPSFFAVRYGDNNRIAAVEPLRPDYGPVKRRFLAELEPAAYPTAPVVPFLKTIHDRVSVEISRGCTRGCRFCQAGYLYRPVRERSPEKILALVEETLRATGYDEISLLSLSTGDYGCLTPLLTELMARYASERIAVSLPSMRVGSLNDELVEAIRTVRKTGFTLAPEAGSERLRRVINKGISEEDLLRNAFEAYSHGWRLIKLYFMIGLPGETEEDLHGIVELARKVKMEGRRAGSGGEVNVSVSTFVPKAHTPFQWEPQIPVGEILEKQGLLRRELRARKLVFKWHDAPLSFMEGVFARGDRRLGAALRRAWELGCRFDGWGDRFDEAAWRTAFEETGIDPAFYHRRREPDEVLPWGHLDFGVTREFLLRELELSRQGAATEDCRTGRCTGCGVCDFSQVRLRLADDGWRGTTTRREKDDAEDVEGKVTLRLRYTKTGAMRFLSHLEMIGLFTRAVGRSRIPIRFSRGFHPHPKFSFATALSVGVESWAEYLDMELFPGADPTDIGTRLNGALPEGVRIVEASVIPPGSPSLSVIMDKVRYRVTLPPEAAVGLPELAAAFLARESVPLRREKKGRVQEYDLRRELAELTVEGNALEMVTGRGKPLEFVSAITGLAPEALAEARIEKLQVLFKES
- a CDS encoding Rieske (2Fe-2S) protein — encoded protein: MVFAAKVSEIPDFGKKVVTVNGQEILLVKAKGQVYACETECPHQGAPLSGALVKDAEHLSCQRHGYRFNLKTGACKEFPEYTLKIYPSQVVGEDVMVEI
- the rpmA gene encoding 50S ribosomal protein L27, with the translated sequence MAHKKGVGSTRNGRDSESKRLGCKKFGGETVKAGNIIYRQRGTQIHPGTNVGCGKDYTLFALIDGVVKFERLGRDRKKVSVYPAN
- the rplU gene encoding 50S ribosomal protein L21, which gives rise to MYAVIRTGGKQYKVSEGDFLKVEKLEGAVGDTVELKDVLMVGGETVAIGTPLVPSASVVGRIVDQGKDKKILVFKSKRRKNFRKMYGHRQPRTVLKIEKINA